In Vespula vulgaris chromosome 7, iyVesVulg1.1, whole genome shotgun sequence, a single window of DNA contains:
- the LOC127065382 gene encoding transmembrane protein 115: MAAIKGLARNIPYLKQQFAALLGNTSTSVKFICVVVLFSYCLSFSPEAVRALSVTPGYLIPPAFWIWTAFTFCFLEIHFWEVCADVVTVGLCGKLIEPLWGAMEMMTFFAVVNFGVAVLSALFYLFLYMCTNDTDLLFDIHIHGLTGYIAGVAVAVKQIMPDHILIKTPIGKITNRNIPLMVWIVGLSLWIIGLLEGTHPTMFLSGLLVSWTYLRFYQRHNNGTRGDMADNFTFASFFPNVLQPPIAVVSNTVHGFFVRIGLCRKVVRRFDMSNAPPGLVINLPGIDPHDSERRRQIALKALSERLSKDHTKPWQQDRTKKHSPIPPAISIPIPESSTPKPLASPLIPQVNVNIHNHPSTNT, from the exons ATGGCAGCGATAAAGGGCCTCGCTAGAAACATCCCTTATTTAAAACAACAATTCGCGGCCCTTTTAGGAAATACCAGTACCAGCGTGAAGTTCATATGCGTCGTAGTTCTGTTCTCGTActgcctttctttttccccagAAGCAGTGCGCGCTCTTAGCGTGACACCAGGTTATTTGATACCACCAGCATTTTGGATCTGGACGGCCTtcactttttgttttcttgaaATACACTTTTGGGAAGTATGTGCTGACGTTGTGACTGTTGGTCTTTGTGGGAAATTGATAGAACCTCTTTGGGGTGCTATGGAGATGATGACCTTTTTTGCGGTTGTTAACTTTGGAGTAGCAGTACTCTCAGcgctgttttatttatttctttacatgTGCACCAATGATACTGATTTGTTATTCGATATACACATTCATGGCCTGACAGGATATATCGCAG GTGTCGCTGTTGCAGTAAAACAGATTATGCCagatcatattttaataaagacaCCGATTGGAAAAATTACTAATAGGAATATACCATTAATGGTTTGGATAGTTGGACTATCGCTTTGGATAATAGGATTATTGGAAGGTACACATCCAACTATGTTTCTAAGTGGATTATTAGTTTCCTGGACTTATCTTAGATTTTATCAAAGACATAATAATGGAACTAGAGGAGATATGGCTGATAATTTTACGTTTGCAAG TTTTTTCCCAAATGTATTACAACCTCCAATAGCAGTAGTAAGCAATACTGTACATGGTTTCTTTGTACGCATTGGACTCTGTCGAAAAGTAGTTAGAAGATTTGATATGTCAAATGCACCACCTGGTTTGGTAATTAACCTTCCTGGAATTGATCCCCATGATAGTGAAAGACGCAG ACAAATAGCACTTAAAGCACTGAGTGAAAGATTAAGCAAAGATCATACAAAACCATGGCAACAAGATCGAACTAAGAAACATTCTCCTATACCACCTGCGATTTCTATACCAATTCCAGAATCTTCTACACCAAAACCACTTGCATCTCCTCTTATTCCACAAGTTAATGTCAATATACACAATCATCCTTCTACTAATACGTGA
- the LOC127065383 gene encoding ribosome biogenesis protein BRX1 homolog gives MTKKRKQLENEERTETTETNLPIKRMSDEPPPKKVKWINKQRVLVFSSRGIGHIHRHLMEDIKTLMPHHRPESKMERSKDLQVVNEMCQMKNCNKCILFEGRRKRDLYVWFSNVSAGPCAKFLVENIYTMGELKMTGNCLKGSRPLLSFDENFNTKPHYSLLKELLTQIFGVPYHHPKSQPFFDHVYTFTVLDNRIWFRNFQILTEDGGLAEIGPRFVLNPVKIFANSFGGETLWDNPLYVSPAKYRQLLNKKAAGKYVNRLEQKMVQQANKPKESYALNPVDEIFKGDPIEKALELQSKDKEDEEVEKKETPKRTIIRKKKSPSKQLNKQLNKKVKKKKLTNKKLKRNVKH, from the exons atgacCAAGAAGAGGAAACAgttagaaaatgaagaaaggacAGAAACGACAGAAACAAATTTACCGATAAAAAGAATGTCGGACGAACCTCCACCGAAAAAG gTAAAATGGATAAACAAGCAACGTGTATTAGTGTTTTCAAGCAGAGGTATTGGTCATATACACCGTCATCTCATGGAAGATATCAAGACTCTTATGCCGCATCATCGACCTGAGAGTAAAATGGAACGTTCCAAAGATTTGCAGGTTGTTAATGAAATGTGTCAAATGaagaattgtaataaatgCATACTTTTCGAAGgtcgaagaaaaagggatCTTTACGTTTGGTTTTCTAATGTATCTGCAGGACCTTGTGCAAAATTTTTAGTTGAAAATA tttataCCATGGGTGAATTGAAGATGACAGGAAATTGTTTGAAAGGATCTCGTCCTTTACTTTCATTTgatgaaaatttcaatacaAAACCACATTACAGTCTCTTGAAAGAGTTACTCACTCAAATATTTGGTGTTCCATATCATCATCCAAAGAGTCAACCATTCTTTGATCATGTTTATACATTTACAGTGTTAGATAATAGAATATGGTTTAGAAACTTTCAAATTCTCACTGAAGATGGAGGATTAGCAGAAATCGGACCTAGATTTGTTTTAAATCCAGTTAAAATATTTGCTAACAGTTTTGGTGGAGAAACATTATGGGATAATCCTCTTTATGTTTCACCTGCCAAG tatcgacaattattaaataagaaagcTGCTGGTAAATATGTGAACAGACTGGAGCAGAAGATGGTACAGCAAGCTAATAAACCAAAAGAAAGTTATGCTTTAAATCCTGtagatgaaatatttaaaggtGATCCAATAGAAAAGGCCTTAGAATTACAAAGTAAGGAtaaggaagatgaagaagtagaaaaaaaggaaactccAAAAAGGACTataatcagaaaaaagaagtctccaagtaaacaattaaataaacaattaaataaaaaagtcaaaaagaaaaaacttacaaacaagaaactaaaaagaaatgtcaaaCATTGA
- the LOC127065380 gene encoding E3 ubiquitin-protein ligase Hakai, whose amino-acid sequence MEEDGGKRMRGRARGRARGRARGRTRGRSKKQVKVIESDEEDTPQQSEETPAEVATGEPEEHEPPPLQQAPLEQQFDLEADISQLEAPTFTTINRGPPEPMLRLRWDHRVNLIGEKVLNPMIHCCDKCLKPILIYGRMIPCKHVFCLSCAKREDKVCPRCMEKVSRVEQTGLGTVFMCTHGGTRYGNAGCRRTYLSQRDLQAHINHRHISAPPQPVQGIQVEPPQYVHSKSDIESQLSKVSSVSMQNTRIKSVQSHMVQPIMGNDPRVNSMVNQQSVEHRQQHRPQTIISMQNYPQNSAPPPPSNGPMRTNLITVPIQDTTMTTHEIHSQQGHHYYPPPPPQVNYGTYNVPPPVSQTQQYYPQAQHPTQVSYVPQPPSQQQYVSSAPTSIRPSPTGYIQDPQYGPPPPQQPPPPQPQWSQHQQQFYR is encoded by the exons ATGGAGGAAGATGGCGGTAAAAGAATGAGAGGCAGAGCTCGAGGTAGAGCCCGTGGTCGTGCTCGAGGCAGGACTAGAGGAAGATCAAAAAAACAagtcaaa GTAATTGAAAGCGATGAAGAAGACACACCTCAACAATCAGAAGAAACTCCAGCAGAAGTTGCCACCGGTGAACCAGAGGAACATGAACCACCACCATTGCAGCAAGCTCCTTTGGAGCAACAGTTCGATTTGGAAGCGGATATATCACAACTGGAAGCACCAACTTTTACAACCATTAATAGAGGACCTCCTGAACCAATGTTACGTTTAAGATGGGACCATCGTGTTAATCTCATTGGTGAAAAAGTTCTTAATCCTATGATACATTGTTGCGACAAGTGTCTAAAGCCTATTCTTATTTATGGACGTATG ataccTTGTAAACAtgtattttgtttatcttGTGCCAAACGAGAAGATAAAGTTTGCCCACGTTGTATGGAAAAAGTTTCCAGAGTAGAACAAACAGGTTTGGGTACAGTATTTATGTGTACTCATGGAGGAACAAGATATGGAAATGCTGGTTGCAGAAGAACATATCTCAGCCAACGAGATTTGCAG GCACATATTAATCATCGACATATATCTGCTCCTCCACAACCGGTTCAGGGAATACAAGTTGAGCCTCCCCAATACGTGCATTCTAAATCAGATATTGAATCACAATTGTCTAAAGTGTCTTCTGTTTCAATGCAGAATACACGAATAAAGTCAGTGCAATCTCATATGGTGCAACCCATTATGGGAAATGATCCAAGAGTGAACTCAATGGTGAATCAACAATCTGTGGAACATAGGCAGCAACATAGACCTCAAACAATCATATCTATGCAAAATTATCCACAAAATTCTGCACCACCTCCTCCAAGTAATGGACCTATGCGAACTAATCTCATAACCGTACCTATTCAAGATACTACTATGACAACACACGAGATTCATTCGCAACAAggtcatcattattatcctcctccacctccacaaGTGAATTATGGAACATACAATGTCCCACCACCTGTTTCACAAACACAACAATATTATCCGCAAGCTCAACATCCAACACAAGTATCTTATGTGCCACAACCTCCATCTCAGCAACAATATGTATCTTCCGCTCCAACTTCAATAAGGCCATCACCCACAGGATATATACAAGATCCACAATATGgtccaccaccaccacaacAACCACCACCTCCACAACCTCAGTGGTCACAACATCAGCAACAATTTTATAGATAA
- the LOC127065373 gene encoding choline transporter-like 1, which produces MSCCGGNDEEEQRTQPTRVRGCTDIFWMCFFIAFWFLMILIAAFALVYGNPLRLINGYDSFGNTCGMKNNPKFGSMELFGQDTSDKPYLFFLDVKNVSQSLKICVKKCPDRTMITMDDICQFYKETGSQLCHDKPGNDFSACSTGINKHNKTGSCPELPVYNSIPILNRCIPKAVQDVGETIISNLYGLINSWDVIEQILGDLYKTWREILALSFLAFVLSLFMIAIFHLLASIVTWIVMILVSIASVAGTGLLWWTYIGIKRTLDKTDPNQLLEESVRNERAFLIFSIIATIITIILLLLVCVLRKRISFMTALFRESAKCLGELPGLFFQPLLTFTALILFFAFWVTVILCLATANYPGTKSVQMYKNHIFDPLNLSSLGEKNIFVQEEKLSISIHKFKTFTLVEYVDATWVKYMWWVYIIGLIWTSEFIIACQDMVIAGAVAHWYFRDKDASLSPVCSAIGNLISYHLGSVACGSFLITLFKLPRLILTYFHKKFEKNKETSPCAQCGLKCCICCFYCLEKFIRYMNHNAYTVIAIEGTNFCNAARIAFKTIVDNALQVAVINSIGDFILFLGKCFVTAATGSVGLLFMRQDPRLHFYAAPIFITCIFAFFIAHCIISLYETVIDTLFLCICEDRNLGGENGKWRQSPLAHIGSDVNTNGQQSHELSPMNT; this is translated from the exons atgtcgTGTTGCGGTGgaaatgatgaagaagaacaaagaacgCAACCAACTCGCGTACGAGGATGCACGGATATTTTCTGGATGTGCTTTTTTATAGCATTTTGGTTTCTTATG attttaataGCAGCTTTTGCATTGGTATATGGTAATCCTTTACGTCTTATAAATGGATATGATAGTTTTGGAAATACATGCGGTATGAAAAATAATCCAAAATTTGGGAGCATGGAGCTTTTTGGACAAGACACTAGTGACAAACC ATACTTATTTTTCCTTGatgtaaaaaatgtatcacaatctttaaaaatttgtgtCAAAAAATGTCCTGATAGAACTATGATAACTATGGATGATATATgtcaattttataaagaaacagGTTCTCAGTTATGCCATGATAAACCAGGAAATGATTTTAGTGCTTGTAGTACTGGAATTAATAAGCACAATAAAACAGGATCTTGTCCTGAACTACCTGTTTACAATAGCATTCCAATACTTAATCGCTGTATCCCAAAGGCTGTTCAAGATGTAGGGGAaacaattatttctaatttatatggACTCATTAATTCATGGGATGTGATTGAACAAATATTAGGTGATCTATATAAAACTTGGAGAGAAATCTTAGCATTATCCTTTTTAGCTTTTG TACTGTCCCTTTTCATGATTGCCATCTTTCATTTATTGGCAAGTATTGTAACTTGGATAGTAATGATCCTTGTCAGCATTGCATCAGTAg cTGGAACAGGATTATTATGGTGGACATatataggaataaaaagaacattagATAAGACTGATCCAAATCAACTTTTAGAAGAATCGGTTAGAAATGAAAGagcttttttaatattttctattatagcaacaataataact ATTATACTATTGTTACTTGTTTGTGTGTTACGTAAACGTATTAGTTTTATGACAGCATTATTTAGAGAAAGTGCAAAATGTTTAGGAGAACTACCTGGTTTATTTTTCCAACCATTATTGACCTTTACAGCTTTGATTCTATTCTTTGCTTTTTGGGTTACAGTCATTCTGTGTCTTGCTACAGCTA atTATCCAGGAACAAAATCAGttcaaatgtataaaaatcatatatttgaTCCTCTGAATTTAAGTTCtcttggagaaaaaaatatctttgtacaagaagaaaaacttaGCATTTctatacataaatttaaaa CATTTACACTTGTTGAATATGTTGATGCAACTTGGGTGAAATATATGTGGTGGGTTTATATAATAGGTTTGATATGGACATCAGAATTTATAATTGCTTGTCAAGATATGGTAATAGCTGGTGCAGTTGCACATTGGTATTTCAg aGATAAGGATGCAAGTTTATCACCAGTATGTTCAGCTATTGGAAACTTAATTAGTTATCATTTGGGTTCAGTTGCTTGTGGATCATTCTTAATAACTCTTTTTAAATTACCTCGCCTTATTTTGACATATTTTCACAAAAA gTTTGAGAAGAACAAAGAAACCTCTCCATGTGCACAATGTGGTCTTAAGTGTTgtatttgttgtttttattgtttagAGAAGTTTATTAGGTATATGAACCATAATGCATATACAGTTATTGCCATAGAAGgaacaaatttttgtaatgCTGCTAGAATA GCTTTCAAAACAATTGTTGATAATGCTCTACAAGTAGCTGTAATTAATAGTATAGGAgattttatcttattcttgGGAAAATGTTTTGTCACAGCTGCTACAGGAAGTGTTGGATTACTCTTCATGAGGCAAGATCCACGATTGCATTTTTATGCTGCaccaatttttattacttgcatttttgcattttttattgcCCATTGCATTATCTCTTTATACgag actGTTATAGACACTCtgtttttatgtatatgtgaagATAGAAATTTGGGtggagaaaatggaaaatggCGTCAATCTCCATTAGCGCACATTGGATCAGATGTTAACACGAATGGTCAACAATCTCACGAATTATCACCAATGAATACATAA